The DNA segment CCTCTGTTTCTCCGGGGACATGCTGGCGAAGTACAAGGTGTCCCTCCAGAGACGGCCGGTCCGGGGAGACGTCGTGCTCATCCACGACACGGGCTCCTACGGCCCCCAGTTCTTCGCGTCCAACGCGAACTCCTTTCCCCGCCCCGCCCGCGTCCTCGTTCAGGCCGACGGCAAGCTGACGGTGATGAGACAGCGGGACAGGTACAACGACATCTTTTCCCTGTGAGGATGCCGACGCCCTCCATCCACGTTCGGGGCCTCGAGATCTGTCCGCCCCTTCTTCAGGCTCCCATGGCGGGGCTCACCCACAGCGCCCTCAGGCAGATCGTCTCGGGATTCGGCGGGGCCGGCCTTTTCTCCACGGAAATGCTCCTCGCCAGGAGACTGCCCACAGAGAACCCCGGTATATCCCCCTACCTTGTCAGGACGGCCCGGGAGAAACCCCTGTCCTATCAGCTCCTCGTTTCCGGGGACATGGATGTCGGCCCGGCCATGGACAAGCTTCACGACCTTGGGGCCGACGCGGTCGACCTCAACATGGGATGTCCCGACTGGTCCGTGGGGAGATCGGGCGCAGGGTTTGCCTTGATGGAGAATCCGGAAAGCGCGCGGCTCCTGGTAAGGGCGGCAAGATCAAGGACGGGCCTGCCGCTCACGGCGAAGATACGTCTCGGCGTCGGGCTCGACGAGCCCCGCCTGAAAGACTTCTGCACCATGCTCGAGGGCGAGGGCATCGACCTGCTTTCCGTCCACGCCCGGCTGAAGAAGGAACCCTTTGCCAGAAGGCCGCGATGGGAATGGGTTCTCAGGATAAAGGAATGGCTCGCCATCCCCGTCATCGCCAACGGGGGAGTATTCACGGTGGAGGACGCGAAGGACTGCCTGCGCGTCTCGGGCGCCGACGGGCTCATGCTGGGTCGTGGCGCGATCGTCAGGCCCTGGCTCTTCGCGGAGATCGCCCGCGAGGTCTATGGCTGCGACATCGCCGCGCCCCGCGTATCTTTGCCCCTGCTGTACGACAGGTTCACGAGCCTCATAAAAGAGCTTTTTCCGCCCGAGCGCCGGCTCGGCAGGCTCAAGGAGTTCACCCACTATTTTGCCGGGAACTACACCTTCGGCCACCAGCTCAGCTCACGCGTCCAGGGCAGCCGCACCATGACACAGGCCGAAGAAAGGGCCGCCGATTTCTTTCAGAAGAATCCCGAGGAGGGAATAACCAATTCACCAAATTCCAATGACCAGATAAACAGACAATAACCAACAACCAAGAAACGATACAGGCAGTCCGTTGCGCCCTTCCCTTTGTTCAATTGGTCATTGGTTA comes from the Syntrophorhabdus sp. genome and includes:
- a CDS encoding tRNA-dihydrouridine synthase family protein — encoded protein: MPTPSIHVRGLEICPPLLQAPMAGLTHSALRQIVSGFGGAGLFSTEMLLARRLPTENPGISPYLVRTAREKPLSYQLLVSGDMDVGPAMDKLHDLGADAVDLNMGCPDWSVGRSGAGFALMENPESARLLVRAARSRTGLPLTAKIRLGVGLDEPRLKDFCTMLEGEGIDLLSVHARLKKEPFARRPRWEWVLRIKEWLAIPVIANGGVFTVEDAKDCLRVSGADGLMLGRGAIVRPWLFAEIAREVYGCDIAAPRVSLPLLYDRFTSLIKELFPPERRLGRLKEFTHYFAGNYTFGHQLSSRVQGSRTMTQAEERAADFFQKNPEEGITNSPNSNDQINRQ